Below is a genomic region from Pyrococcus kukulkanii.
CTCTTTATGTGTGGAAACCCAGGAATTATATCCTCTTCATCGAAAACAACGGTACCTCTCCTTAGTTTTCCCGCTGAATCTTTAAACCTTAGATACCTAATCCCTTCGAACTCATCTTCGACTATACCCCCCTTCGTTTCTAAGGTCTCTATCCTATCCTGAGACACCCCAAGCTTCAGAAGAATTTCCTTAAATTTGCTGCTAACCACATATCCCCACCAAGAGAGATTTGCCCCAGGAGGTATTTTAAGTTAAGTTATAAACTACAAAAATTTTATTAATGTGGCCAAGTTTATAAATAGGGGGAATTTGCAGGAGGTGTTAAAATGTTTGAGGAGATAAACGATTTTGAAACGGCGTTTAAGAAGTTGCTTGATGATGTTCTTGAATTTGACATTCAAAATCCTCTAAAGGATGTAAAAAAGGTTCTCTGTATAGAGCCCCATCCGGACGACTGTGCCATAGGAATGGGTGGAACAATCAAGAGGTTAACAGAGAGGGGAGTTAAGGTAATTTACCTCTGCATGACCGATGGTTACATGGGGACTACCGATGAAACAATTACAGGACACGAGCTGGCTCAAATTAGGAGAAAGGAGGAAGAAGAGAGTGCTAAAATATTGGGTGTGAAAAAGATTTATTGGCTAAACTACAGGGATACTGAACTTCCATATACGAGGGAGGTTAGAAAGGATATAGTTAGAATCATTAGGAAAGAGAAACCTGATGGGGTGTTCCTTCCAGATCCCTGGTTACCATATGAGGCTCATCCTGATCATAGAACAACTGGTTTCTTGGCTTTAGATGCAGTGGCTTTCTCTCAGCTCCCGAACTTCTCAAATATAGATCTTGACATGGGACTAAAGCCTCACTTAGTGTCATTTGTAGCCCTTTACTACACCCACAAACCCAATTACTTCGTTGATATTACCGACCTAATGGATCTAAAGCTCAAGGCCATTAGGGTTCATAGAAGTCAGTTCCCCGAGGATATTTGGGAAATTTGGGAGCCCTTCCTTAGAACGGTGGCCCTCTATTATGGACAAAAGGCAGGTGTCAAGTATGCAGAAGGGTTCAGAATAATGCCCAGCCTATTCTATCACATCACACCCTTCGCTGAGCTCATATGAGCTCCTTTTCTACCATTAACTCTACCTCTTTTAGGAATTTTTCCAGTGGCATTGTGTCAAGCCCGAACCTCCTTATTGGGTCATACCTCTTGGCGTCATCCGCTATTAAAAGGCTGCCAGTTTGGATCGCAGTTGCCGCTGTTAATATATCCTCGATATCTATGATTATTCCTTTTCTGAGTAAGTTTGCCTCGATTTGGGCCGCTTTAATTATTATGTCCTCAGTTAGTGGGATTATTGTGTATATATCCTTTAATATGTCAAATTCAAGCTCGATGTTCTTCTTAAGGTATGCCCTAGCTGTTAGATACCTGTATATTGTGATTATTGAAATGTTGACGTTGAACTTTGCTAAGGTTATCTCAAGCAATCTTTTCCTGCTCTTTGAGTGCATCTTCAGGAGAGCGGCACTATCGAAAGTAATCTCAGGGGGCAATGGCATGTTTCAACTCTCCTTCTTCTTTTTAATGATATTAATTAAGGTTTCAGCTTCCTCATCACTCATTACGACCTTGTCAACCTTTTTATCGAGTTCAACTAAGTGCCATGTTTCTATTAGCTTTTGTAGTACCTCATCGTATGACCTTGCTTCCAGCTTGTCCTTGAGCATTTTAATCTTCTTCCAGGTACTTTCGTCAACGGCTATCGTCTTCATTCTATCCCCTCCTCGACAACTTTCCTATAAGTTTCAACGCTCTTTCTCCTTGGTATTCTTTCCTTTGTTATCAAGTCAACTTCATAAAGCCCGAATCTTATCTTAAATCCCATTGCCCACTCGTAATTATCCGTCAAGGCCCAATGGAAGTATCCGCCGACTTTTATTCCGTTCTCGATGAGGTTTTTGACTTCTCTAATATGATCCACTATATATCTTGGCCTCAGGATGTC
It encodes:
- a CDS encoding PIG-L deacetylase family protein translates to MFEEINDFETAFKKLLDDVLEFDIQNPLKDVKKVLCIEPHPDDCAIGMGGTIKRLTERGVKVIYLCMTDGYMGTTDETITGHELAQIRRKEEEESAKILGVKKIYWLNYRDTELPYTREVRKDIVRIIRKEKPDGVFLPDPWLPYEAHPDHRTTGFLALDAVAFSQLPNFSNIDLDMGLKPHLVSFVALYYTHKPNYFVDITDLMDLKLKAIRVHRSQFPEDIWEIWEPFLRTVALYYGQKAGVKYAEGFRIMPSLFYHITPFAELI
- a CDS encoding type II toxin-antitoxin system VapC family toxin is translated as MPLPPEITFDSAALLKMHSKSRKRLLEITLAKFNVNISIITIYRYLTARAYLKKNIELEFDILKDIYTIIPLTEDIIIKAAQIEANLLRKGIIIDIEDILTAATAIQTGSLLIADDAKRYDPIRRFGLDTMPLEKFLKEVELMVEKELI